One window of the Streptomyces asoensis genome contains the following:
- a CDS encoding VOC family protein, which translates to MSAEPRYIHHVNFPTTDPDRTAEWYTKVFGMKRIMPKSNTRVVLMTRGNFDLHFTPVEEMERMAPYHFAVEVDDWDDFLAHLGELGIRHTRPVQRPENQSRFCYIHDPDHTMIELVYHAKRPN; encoded by the coding sequence ATGAGCGCGGAACCCCGCTACATCCACCACGTCAACTTCCCCACCACCGACCCCGACCGCACCGCCGAGTGGTACACGAAGGTCTTCGGCATGAAGCGGATCATGCCCAAGTCCAACACCCGGGTCGTGCTGATGACCCGCGGCAACTTCGACCTGCACTTCACCCCGGTCGAGGAGATGGAGCGCATGGCGCCCTATCACTTCGCCGTCGAGGTCGACGACTGGGACGACTTCCTGGCGCACCTCGGTGAGCTGGGCATCCGGCACACCCGGCCCGTCCAGCGCCCCGAGAACCAGTCGAGGTTCTGCTACATCCACGACCCCGACCACACCATGATCGAGCTCGTGTACCACGCCAAGCGCCCCAACTGA
- a CDS encoding fumarylacetoacetate hydrolase family protein yields the protein MRYARLSVDGRVRWGRVGETDVELLSGSPLEGDPEVVATVRRDTADWLPPVVPPVFYAVGLNYPRHIEHAARLGNPAAVLPDRPEVGYRANNALTGHRSPIVKPLEVEGRFEAEPELVAVIGRTIRHASYEEARESVFGWTIGNDVSARTWQHRDRTFWRSKNSDTFKPMGPWIETDVDALAQTTTLRVNGAERASFPTGDMVFDPFDFIVEITKHITMRPGDVLWMGAESTCRIEPGDTVEIEISGIGVLSNPVHLEGNHQS from the coding sequence ATGAGGTACGCACGGCTCTCGGTCGATGGACGGGTGCGGTGGGGCCGGGTGGGGGAGACGGACGTCGAGCTGCTGTCCGGCTCCCCCCTGGAAGGCGATCCCGAGGTCGTCGCAACCGTCCGCCGCGACACGGCCGACTGGCTGCCGCCCGTCGTCCCGCCCGTGTTCTACGCGGTCGGCCTGAACTACCCCCGGCACATCGAGCACGCCGCCCGGCTCGGCAACCCGGCCGCCGTCCTGCCGGACCGCCCGGAGGTCGGCTACCGCGCCAACAACGCGCTCACCGGTCACCGTTCGCCGATCGTGAAGCCGTTGGAGGTCGAGGGGCGGTTCGAGGCCGAGCCCGAACTGGTCGCCGTCATCGGCCGCACGATCCGGCACGCCTCCTACGAGGAGGCCCGCGAGTCGGTCTTCGGCTGGACCATCGGCAACGACGTCAGCGCCCGCACCTGGCAGCACCGGGACCGCACCTTCTGGCGCAGCAAGAACAGCGACACCTTCAAGCCGATGGGGCCCTGGATCGAGACCGACGTCGACGCCCTGGCACAGACGACCACCCTGCGGGTCAACGGCGCGGAGCGGGCCTCGTTCCCCACCGGCGACATGGTCTTCGACCCCTTCGACTTCATCGTCGAGATCACCAAGCACATCACCATGCGGCCCGGGGACGTGCTGTGGATGGGCGCCGAGTCGACCTGCCGGATCGAGCCCGGGGACACCGTGGAGATCGAGATCAGCGGCATCGGTGTGCTGTCCAACCCCGTTCACCTCGAAGGGAACCACCAGTCATGA